Proteins from a genomic interval of Methanoplanus endosymbiosus:
- a CDS encoding DUF367 family protein — MTMPLFAWRDNSCDPKVCSVKKLQRAGLIRVFPAMKKIPKSTIVLDPTAEQAISPADRIAPSLTVLDCSWEVLNTSELEGWKRRRALPFLVAANPGHFGRPFMLNSVEALAAALYILGEKDQAETILAKFGWGLRFLEVNKEPLDEYAQAKDSSEIIKIQSYYY; from the coding sequence ATGACAATGCCGCTTTTTGCATGGCGGGACAATTCCTGTGACCCAAAGGTATGTTCAGTGAAGAAACTCCAGCGTGCGGGCCTTATAAGGGTATTTCCGGCGATGAAAAAGATCCCAAAATCGACAATAGTCCTTGACCCGACAGCTGAACAGGCCATATCTCCGGCAGACAGAATCGCACCCTCCCTTACAGTGCTGGACTGTTCATGGGAGGTTCTGAATACATCAGAACTTGAAGGCTGGAAGAGAAGAAGGGCGCTACCGTTTCTGGTTGCGGCAAACCCCGGACATTTCGGGAGGCCGTTTATGTTAAACTCAGTTGAAGCCCTTGCCGCAGCTCTGTATATACTTGGAGAGAAGGATCAGGCAGAGACAATACTTGCAAAATTCGGATGGGGACTGAGGTTTTTAGAGGTCAATAAAGAACCGCTTGACGAATATGCACAGGCAAAGGACTCATCCGAGATAATAAAAATCCAGTCCTATTACTACTGA
- a CDS encoding phospholipase D-like domain-containing protein: MTGLLSEKPSIPPDIIPDYANSLSMRLRSLLLLLLSALLVNSGLCFEITAFCPDTWLSGEGDEYFVVGGTGPGEGLFITDNEGSVRFPGGSRLSGSTVVAMEAVAYRSVYGINPDYEIIPTDTSVPDMITTGNFRMANKADELVLVDDGEEVQEIYWPGIVSTGEGRVHILSGGEWDRRVYYEGQSSFEPETFYDTTITAFVSPDSSYEVLASLISGSDESIRLNVYELAKSKIADLLSKRSSAGVDVKVLLEGSPVGGVSDSEYAAVNVVQNSGGEVRMMLTENRDSHAPYRYDHAKYLVSDGESVLVASENFGETGFPETGYNGNRGWGIVVDDAGVSDYFDEVFTYDFSGGWSGPPEGETGIFEETDSSGYYGTYNSVFRPQTFDGVTVTPVISPDTSYLIQDMISGAEESVDIEQAYIKNWSSGKNPYLEEAIDAARRGASVRIILDSYYYNVDGDDDNDEMAAYINSVADAESLQLEARLLKSGSGMPVKLHNKGVIVDSEAVLISSVNWNENSPQMNREAGIIAEGTGIAGYYRDVFDHDWDFTGEVATAPGGNTFGGVSSGNQGITVLLFQKQNVALLLIVLLIVLYVVRKRS; the protein is encoded by the coding sequence TCAGGATTATGCTTTGAGATAACAGCTTTCTGTCCGGATACATGGCTCTCAGGTGAAGGGGATGAATATTTCGTGGTTGGCGGAACGGGGCCGGGAGAAGGTCTCTTTATAACTGACAATGAGGGCAGTGTCAGATTTCCGGGTGGTTCCCGTCTCTCAGGAAGCACAGTTGTAGCAATGGAGGCAGTTGCATACCGCAGTGTCTATGGCATAAATCCGGACTACGAGATCATTCCGACAGACACTTCAGTGCCTGATATGATAACTACCGGAAATTTCCGGATGGCAAACAAAGCCGATGAACTGGTTCTCGTTGATGACGGAGAGGAGGTTCAGGAGATTTACTGGCCGGGAATAGTCAGCACAGGAGAAGGCCGGGTGCATATACTGTCGGGTGGTGAATGGGACAGGAGGGTGTATTATGAGGGACAGTCCTCCTTTGAGCCTGAAACATTCTATGATACAACAATTACCGCTTTTGTCTCACCTGACTCTTCTTATGAAGTTCTTGCATCCCTGATCTCCGGTTCAGATGAGTCCATCCGTCTCAATGTCTATGAACTGGCAAAATCCAAAATTGCAGATCTGCTCTCCAAAAGATCATCCGCAGGTGTGGATGTGAAGGTGCTGCTTGAGGGTTCTCCTGTTGGCGGGGTCTCAGACTCTGAATACGCGGCAGTGAATGTTGTGCAGAATTCCGGCGGAGAAGTGAGGATGATGCTGACCGAAAACAGAGATTCTCATGCACCATACAGGTATGACCACGCCAAATATCTGGTCTCTGACGGGGAGAGTGTACTGGTTGCCAGTGAGAACTTCGGTGAGACAGGTTTTCCGGAGACCGGGTACAATGGCAACCGTGGCTGGGGCATTGTAGTTGATGATGCGGGGGTCTCGGACTACTTTGATGAGGTATTTACATATGACTTCAGCGGGGGCTGGTCAGGGCCGCCTGAGGGGGAGACGGGCATCTTTGAGGAGACCGATTCATCAGGATATTATGGCACATATAATTCCGTCTTCAGACCGCAGACATTTGACGGTGTAACCGTCACACCTGTAATCTCTCCTGATACAAGTTATCTGATACAGGATATGATCTCAGGTGCAGAAGAGTCGGTTGATATTGAGCAGGCGTACATCAAAAACTGGTCTTCCGGCAAAAACCCATACCTTGAAGAGGCGATAGATGCTGCAAGAAGGGGCGCTTCTGTCAGGATAATTCTGGATTCATATTACTACAATGTTGATGGAGATGATGATAATGACGAGATGGCTGCATATATCAACTCTGTTGCAGATGCGGAGTCTTTACAGCTTGAGGCCAGGCTTTTAAAATCCGGTTCCGGGATGCCTGTTAAGCTTCACAACAAAGGGGTTATTGTTGACTCTGAGGCTGTGCTGATAAGCTCGGTGAACTGGAATGAAAATTCCCCTCAGATGAACCGTGAAGCAGGAATTATTGCTGAAGGGACTGGTATTGCCGGATATTACAGGGATGTCTTCGATCATGACTGGGATTTTACCGGAGAGGTCGCGACAGCTCCGGGCGGGAATACTTTTGGCGGGGTCTCATCCGGAAATCAGGGCATTACAGTTCTGTTGTTTCAGAAACAGAATGTGGCGCTCCTGCTGATTGTTCTTCTTATAGTGCTGTATGTTGTCAGAAAAAGAAGTTGA
- a CDS encoding nucleoside 2-deoxyribosyltransferase produces MYILVCPCIINPSLRANGITSAEDVRIFSRCLKRCESFGIETVPLPCPETEYLGLGREPTNFSESLNNAEFSEILDEREKDVREIIRGRGLPLFILGVDSSPSCGVDMTYYSDIKIPGRGAFLSRFPDIPAIDVKEFAEYRIYLAAPLFSQAEQEFNLKVAKILRDNYCEVFLPQEHGDDGEERADERMRIIFERNLSALEESDIVVAVIDGADADSGTAWEMGYAYAKGKKVISLRTDFRTVGDCELVNLMLEESSAVVSHPEDILRIIMPALNLNG; encoded by the coding sequence ATGTATATTCTGGTCTGCCCCTGCATAATAAATCCTTCTCTGAGAGCGAATGGCATTACGAGCGCTGAGGATGTAAGGATATTTTCACGCTGCCTTAAGAGATGTGAGTCTTTTGGCATTGAGACTGTGCCTCTGCCATGCCCTGAGACTGAATATCTGGGCCTGGGAAGGGAACCGACAAACTTCTCCGAGTCGCTTAACAATGCTGAATTTTCTGAAATTCTTGATGAGAGGGAGAAGGATGTCCGTGAAATTATACGGGGCAGAGGCTTGCCGCTCTTCATTCTCGGCGTTGATTCATCGCCGTCATGCGGGGTTGATATGACATATTACAGTGACATAAAAATCCCCGGAAGGGGAGCGTTTTTATCACGTTTTCCTGATATCCCTGCCATTGATGTGAAGGAATTTGCAGAGTACAGAATATATCTTGCAGCCCCTCTCTTCTCACAGGCGGAGCAGGAGTTCAATCTGAAGGTTGCAAAAATTCTCCGGGATAACTATTGTGAGGTCTTCCTCCCGCAGGAGCACGGGGATGATGGAGAAGAGCGTGCTGATGAGAGAATGAGAATAATATTTGAGAGAAATCTCTCAGCCCTTGAGGAGTCTGACATTGTGGTGGCTGTAATTGATGGTGCAGATGCAGACTCCGGCACTGCCTGGGAGATGGGTTATGCCTATGCAAAGGGCAAAAAGGTAATATCGCTCAGAACAGATTTCAGGACTGTCGGGGATTGTGAGCTTGTAAATCTCATGCTTGAAGAGTCTTCTGCTGTTGTGTCACATCCGGAGGATATTCTCCGTATTATCATGCCGGCTTTAAACCTGAATGGTTGA